From Felis catus isolate Fca126 chromosome B4, F.catus_Fca126_mat1.0, whole genome shotgun sequence:
GCATTATACAGGCCGGCCCTGCGGGGGGGGAGGTGGCTGAGttcttccccagccccaggctctggaACTGCCCAGCCAAGAGAAGGGCCAGAATCCAAGAACCAGGTTTTTGGACAGAACCAGACTTAGGTGGCTCTTCTCATCCTTACCCACCTCTAAGGGTCTAGCGGTCTGAGGTCAGCAAATACTAGATCTAGAGCAGGCTGGAGGCCGATCCCTCCTTCGGCCTCCGAGGAATAGGCCATTCCTAAAAAAGCCACGAAGTTATCCTGTTCTCAGGGCTCTGTTGCCAGTACTGGCTCCGCAACCTATCAGCAGAGGGAGCCTGGGCAGTTCCCAACCTTGGGGAGCCTACTTCCAGTGGAAAAGAACCCTTGGAAGTGGGGACTCCACATCCTGGGTTGATGGGACAGGTGGTCAAAAGGGGCCTGTGGCACGTGGGCCCTCCTAAGGGGTCAGGTCAGGAGGACCAGCGGTCTCTTGAAGCCAACGGAGGCTGGGTTGCTCCCACGTTCTCCATCCTAAGAGGGGCCCCCAAATAAAACAAGCCAGGAGCAAGCAGAAGGCTATTATATATCATGCTtttaatacaaacttaaaaaaatctggaaCAATATAAACTGTACAGATTTGAtcaatctttttgttttgtttttaaactaaatCTCTAAACACACCAATGTCCCATTCCAAAATATTGCACAACATTCTGAATACAAAACGCTTGATTGTATTCCTCCTTCACTAAAGAAAACAAGTTCATTACCCTGCTCCCCCAAGCTCCTCTCCACGTTGCCTCAAtgccctccttcccatccctagGGGTCAAACTAGAGAATCTATAGCTCACTGCATCGAGAAAAATACATCATTCTGGACTAAGAGTTTACATTCTTTACAAGACGATCCACCTTTTGATTTATTCCTGGGaaagagggacagacagagagaggatggggaaaggggagaaataGGTTTAAttctcctctttttttattttaaagtttgtttttcctgaaaaaatatCGTTTCTCTCCTcttaagaaaaaatcttgaaaagaaaaaaattacgtTTTTTACgttagaaatatacatatattatatatacctcttacattttacaaatgtagCAAATTATTCAATACAAACGGAcaccaaaaaatgtaaaaaataaaaaaaaagttttcctacGAAACCAGGTAAATTAgtgcagagttttgtttttgtttccttaaaaaaaataaaattgaagcaaAAATGCCTAGATCTGAGACGAGACAGACTGAACCGGGCCCAAGAGTCCAGCACTGGAGCCATGCTCctgaacaaacatttttcttcGTATTTCAAAAGACACTAAGGGGTCGATCTCCCCCTCTCCCTAGATGTGGTGAGAAACAAGCTGACTGGGGGGTGGTAGGTACCTGTGCAcgtgagggagggaaaggggggctGGAAGAGGGCATAAATAAGGCAGCATCCAACCTTTCCCAGAGAGCAGCGATCTGCCTGGGCCTGTCACTTGCGCGGGAGCTGAGGGCTAGGGAGAGGGTGGCCCGGATGGGGCTGGCCCCTGAGAAGCATAGGGGACAGAGGATACCGGGCTGAGGAGCCAGGGCATTGCCCCGCTGGGGGAGGTAGAGCTGGTGCCcactgcagggaggggaggctggcagTGTCTGTCTGGGCCGGACCCACTGCCACTTGGGGTTGCCCACTTGGGGGGTCactgaggaggtgggggtggggtggggtgccaAGGGCTTTGGTACTTTTTGGTGACGGGGGCCCTGCCGCCATGTGGCCCACCAGCCAAAGCATCGGCGCGTGAAAGCTGGTTCACTAGGGTTGGGTGGGAGAAACATCTCCTCTTCTGGCAGAGGCAGGAGCTGGTGCTCTCTTACAATCCACACGCACCGCCTGCCATAGTCAAATGCCTGTCCAACCTGGCCTGCCCGGGAAACCACTCCTCACGGCATCAAGGCCAAGTGGGACCGGGTCAGCCAGTAAGAGGGGATGCCAAGAGGTACCAAGAAGTTCTCATGCAGGCAGGGGCAGAAACATACTAAAATAACATCTACAACCAAAAGACTAATTAGTCTCAATTGAAGGCTCAGGACTGCCCACTGTAGGCACTGACCCaaactcccaccccccccccagggtgcTCAGGTGAGCGGCTCCCACCCTGGGTTAAGGTCACCAAATAGGAGGATCTGAGTCCAGGGACTTCTCTTAGGCAACAGGGGCTGGTATTCCCTCAGCCCCTCACAGCtaacccttttttttctttcttttcttttttttttttttcttttttttttttttttttggtcaaaaacaAAAGTGCAGATCCCTCCGCAGTCTGGAAACCAGTTCCTTCTGCAGTATTTTCCCCTGGGAGTGTCTTAGGCTCAGCCGCAGTCTCACCCCACCACATGACCCACCCTACAAAAGGGACTGACCACCCGCCCGGCCCATTCCCCAGCCTCCTACATAAATAAGCACTTGCTGCAACCTGGAATcatgtcggggggggggggtagtttcaCATGGCTTGGAATCCTTTAAAACAGGACAGCAAACCACGCACATGGacgcgcacacacacccacacctgccctccccccccccccgccccgttacCCACAATCTCAGGCCCCGGGAACAAGGGGCTGCATGAAGAGCCACATGTGTCAACGGATGGGTCTCCAGGGCCACGATGATAGTCCGAGCCAGATGGGGATGGTGGCGTGGGAACACAGGACAGAGATGAAAGCAGTTCCACCAGACAGAGTGCTACCTGGAGTCACAGACATCAGCTCTAGTGGGAGGGTGTCAAGTCGCCAGTCAGCAGCTCCCCGTGTCTCAGGCCTgagaggcgggggggtgggtgcTGGGGTCAGACCTATTTGGGTGGCAGGGCCCAAGAAGGCCCTCTGAGGTTGGATGGCTTTGAGTAAAAGGATAGCTGGGTGATAGAGGCAGTGACACAAGGCAgcctctccctgctctgggcAGGGTCAGGCCCCAGCTGCGCCTCTTCCGGCTCTTCCTTCCCTGTGAGAGAGGACACGCGATCCTCAacagtgtgagggagggagggagggagggaacagggaGCAGCAATTCACATCTGGACCATTCTTAGCACAGGAAGCTGCTAATTAAAGATGTTATATAGAAaactacatgtaaaaaaaaaaaaaaaaagaaagaaaaaagaaaaaaaaaaagaaaaaatataaaacccaaaCCAATCAAATAAATCAGAGGCAGGCAGGAAAGCAGCAGGGGGTTGAGTTAAACAGATTCGGTGCTTCAGGAGCCCCCTCCCACTCCATGCCTGGACCGGATCTTTTTTCTAGAAGCCAGAGTGCGAAGACTGGAaatctttttgtgtatttttcttttcctctttttttggcctttcttttcctttctcttttctgtggtcTTGGGCGCTCCTGGCCCCGTGGCGGGTGGGCGGTCAGTTGGCCAGCACAACCGGCTGGAAGGGCTGGCTGGGGTACTGCATGGTGCTCAGGTTGTAGCTGAGGCCTTCCACGAAGGGGGTCTTCTCCAGGAAGAGGCTGTTGGTGCCGCCTCCAAATACCTGGGCCACGTCGAAGCCGCTGCTGTTGCACGTGCCGGCCCCACTGCCCCCGCCATCGGCCCCGTCAAAGAAGAGGCCGGGAGAGCCCCCGTTGTACACGAACTCCTTGGCATTGGGGGAGAGCTGGGACTGAGGGGCCGGGTTGGCCGCAATGAAGTTCAGCGAgtgcagagacaaagagaggctCTTGTGCTTCAGCAGGTTGTTGGTGGGAGAGCGGGCCATGCGGGGCTGCTGCTGGGGAGGCTGCTGGCCACTTGCCCCGCCGCCGGCCATGCCCCCGCCATTTGCTGCCGCACCCCCCTTCTTCATCTTGGTGGAGCCAAACTTGGTGGCAGCGAAGGAGGCAGTGGTGAAGGTGATGGGCTGGGCGGAGCGGGGGATGAAAGTGGGGCTGGGTGACTGGCCGAAGGATGGTGACGGGGAGTTGGAAAGGGAGCTGTCCTGGCTGCCGATGGGCACGAAGACCTGGGCATCAGGGTTGAAACTGCTCTTGAACTCCTTGTCCAGCTCTGGTGCAACACAGCCCTCGCTGTCATCCAGGTACAGCACTTTCACTGCCCCCTTCTCACCGATCTGGTAGGACACCTCGAAAGGGTCGATCCAGACGCTCAGCTCTTCAGGCACATTGGCCCGCACATCCTCCACTGCCAGGCCGCTCCGCTTGGCGGCCAGCTCCACCACGGGGTCCACGATCTCCCCGATGTGAACACAGCGGAAGCCAGAGCCCTTCAGTGGCTTGTCAGGGTACCAGTGgccttcatatttctttttcaagagccGCTCAAGCTCCTCCCCAAACAGGTCTGCCCGGCGCCGGGGCAGCTTATTATACAAGTAGGAGATGATAAAGTTCAGGGCCACTTTGATCTCCAGCTGCATGGTCCTTGCTCTCCTAG
This genomic window contains:
- the TOB2 gene encoding protein Tob2, with the translated sequence MQLEIKVALNFIISYLYNKLPRRRADLFGEELERLLKKKYEGHWYPDKPLKGSGFRCVHIGEIVDPVVELAAKRSGLAVEDVRANVPEELSVWIDPFEVSYQIGEKGAVKVLYLDDSEGCVAPELDKEFKSSFNPDAQVFVPIGSQDSSLSNSPSPSFGQSPSPTFIPRSAQPITFTTASFAATKFGSTKMKKGGAAANGGGMAGGGASGQQPPQQQPRMARSPTNNLLKHKSLSLSLHSLNFIAANPAPQSQLSPNAKEFVYNGGSPGLFFDGADGGGSGAGTCNSSGFDVAQVFGGGTNSLFLEKTPFVEGLSYNLSTMQYPSQPFQPVVLAN